In Catenulispora sp. MAP5-51, the genomic stretch ACGGCGATGACCGCGAACGACGTTCGAACGAGTGGTCGCTTGGAAGGCACCCGCAGAGACTAGCCCCTGGGCGTCGTCGATCAGGGCGCTTTGACCGAGGCGAAACCCGGCGCGCAGACGTCAGTGCCCCTGCTCGTCCGGCAACGCCCACCGCCACACACACGTCCGGATCCCCTTGCCGTTCTCGGCCAGGTACGGCACCTCCCGCGCCGCGCTGCCGTCCTGCAGGGCGCTGTCATAGACCAGGCAGGCCTGGCGCGCCAGCACGACGGCGTCGCCGGAGACGGTGACCATCTCCGGGCAGCCGGTGCCCCTGTCATGGGTCGGCGCGGGAAGCCCGTCGGGCCAGAACTGGGTCGCGGAGGTGGTGCTGAGCGGGCATTCGTAGGCGAGGCGGACGGCGGTGGCGACATAGTTCGTCTGGGACTGGGAGGCCTTCGACGTCTTGAGCGCTTCCAGGGCGTTGTAGGCGGCGACGACCGGCGCCGGGTACGCGCCGCCGGACAGGCGGCGGGAAAGGGCGTTGGCCCGCACCGTCTGGTAGCCGCCGCCGGTGGTCTGCACGCCCAGGACGGTGTCGCCGACGTCCGGCATCGCCGGGCCGCCGACGGGGGTGAGGACGGCGGGCTGGCCCGCCAGGTCCTTCCGCAGCCCGGACAGCAGCGTCTGCAGGTCCGCCTGCGGCAGCTGGAACCAGAAATCGGAGCCGAGCAGGACGCTGCCGCCGGCGTAGACCGCGATCTCCGGAGGCTGATAGCCCAGCGAGCCGAAGGGGCTGTTGCCGCCGACGGAGCTCAGCTCGGCGACCCGGGCACCGCGGATGGACACCGGCGGGATCGAAGCCACGATCAGCGGCGGCGACATGACGCCGCCGCCGTCGGAGGGCGGCGTCGGCGTCGATGTCAGTGTCGATGTCGATGTCAGTGCCAGTGTCGGCGACAGGGGCGCGGTGATGCTCGGCGAAGGAGGACCGGAGGGCGTCCCGCCGCCGGCGGCCGAGGGCTTCGCCGGCGTCGTGGAGCACGCTGCCGTCAGACAGGCGACCGCCGCCAGACACAGCGCAGCCCGAATCCTTGAAGCCATACCGATCCCCGTCCCTCGCGGCCTGTCTCAGGGTACGAGTTCCCCGGACCGCGCTCCCCAGGATGCATTGGACACTCTCCCAACACAAGGCGATGCCCAGGTGAAACCAGATGAATAGAGCGTGCGCCCCGCACCAACCTTCTCCGTCAACGTTTCCGCAGGCCCCATGCGGTTAACCGACCGACTGTGACTGGCAACAGCGTCCTGCTCGCGCTCGTGGTGGCCACAGCGCTGGGCTTCGACTTCACCAACGGTTTCCATGACACCGGCAACGCGATGGCCACCTCCATCGCCACCGGCGCGCTCCCGCCCCGGGTCGCCGTCGCCGTGTCCAGCGTGCTGAATCTCGTCGGCGCGTTCTTGTCCTTCAGCGTCGCGGCGACCATCGCCAGCGGGCTGGTCCAGACGCATCTGGTGACGCTTCCGATGGTGTTCGCCGGGCTGGCCGGGGGCATCCTGTGGAACCTCGCCACCTGGTACCTGGGGCTGCCCTCCAGTTCCTCGCACGCGCTGATCGGCGGGGTCGTCGGAGCGAGTCTGGCCGCCGCCGGCGGGCACGCCGTGCAGTGGCACGGCATCACCTCCAAGGTGATCCTGCCCGCCGTGCTGTCGCCGGTGATCGCCGGGATGGTGGCGGCCGTGGGGACGTTCCTGGTCTACCGGATCACCCGCAAGGTGCCGGACGGGCTGCGCGGCCGGGGCTTCCGGCTCGGGCAGATCGGCTCGGCGTCGATGGTCTCCCTGGCGTACGGCACCAACGACGCGCAGAAGACCATGGGCATCATCACCCTGGCGCTGATCGCCAACGGCTCGCTCGGCGCGCACGCCAAGGCCCCGGTGTGGGTCATCGTCTCCTGCGCCCTGGCGATCAGCCTGGGCACCTACGTCGGCGGCTGGCGCGTGATCAGGACGCTGGGCAAGGGTCTGGTGGAGATCGAGTCGCCGCAGGGCATGGCCGCCGAGTCGGCCTCCGCCGCGGTGATCCTGCTCTCCAGCAGCTTCGGCTACTCGCTGTCCACCACGCACGTGGCCACCGGCTCGATCCTGGGCTCCGGCGTCGGCAAGACCGGCGCGGAGGTGCGCTGGTCGGTCGCGGGCCGGATGGCGTTCGCCTGGGTCCTGACGCTGCCGGCCGCCGGCCTGGTCGGCGCCGTGGCCTACGCGACGTCCCACAGCATCGGCGGGACCGCCGGCACCTCCACCATCTTCGTGGTGCTCGCCGCCTGCGTGACCGGGATCTACCTGGCCTCGCGCCGCACCGCGGTGACGGCGTCG encodes the following:
- a CDS encoding anion permease, whose amino-acid sequence is MTGNSVLLALVVATALGFDFTNGFHDTGNAMATSIATGALPPRVAVAVSSVLNLVGAFLSFSVAATIASGLVQTHLVTLPMVFAGLAGGILWNLATWYLGLPSSSSHALIGGVVGASLAAAGGHAVQWHGITSKVILPAVLSPVIAGMVAAVGTFLVYRITRKVPDGLRGRGFRLGQIGSASMVSLAYGTNDAQKTMGIITLALIANGSLGAHAKAPVWVIVSCALAISLGTYVGGWRVIRTLGKGLVEIESPQGMAAESASAAVILLSSSFGYSLSTTHVATGSILGSGVGKTGAEVRWSVAGRMAFAWVLTLPAAGLVGAVAYATSHSIGGTAGTSTIFVVLAACVTGIYLASRRTAVTASNVNSQWSGSVTPGRPVPAGAAA